The Polymorphobacter megasporae genomic sequence ATCACGTATTTGTGCTCATAGCGGTCGTTTGCCGCATCGCAGGTATGAACCATACCGTCAGGATAACGTTTGGGGGTAACCTTGAGTGGAGCCGATCGCATGATGACTTTTGTTCAACGAACAACTCGTTTCGCTATCATTTCCAGTCTTGCGCTGTTTGCAATGGGCACTGCTCCGGCGGGCGCAGTTACTGTCTATAATCAGTTTTGAGTTCGCTCGATCAGGTGCCACCGCAGGAAAGCAACGCCTCTGGGATGGGCGAGCTAATACTTGCTTGGGATGAAACAGCTTCAGCGTGGTGATCGATTACACCAGCCTGTCGTCGTCAATCGAGGGCGCACATGTCCACTGTTGTGAGTCCGCTAGCGGCAGCACGCCGATCGCCGTCGCCTTCTCGCTCCCGGCCGGCAATCCCTCGACGGGTGTGATCACGGGGACATACAATCTGACACTGGCATCGACCTATACCTTTGACGTTCTGACTCTGGCCGACGGTACCGCAACAGCCGCTCGAACCTACTTCCTAAACGGCCTGACTAGCGGATGGCGTATCTCAACGTACATTCAATGGCGTTTCCCGCCGGTGAGATTCGCGGTCAGCTTCCGGCAATGGCAGCTGGCGGCGTTCCCGAGCCGTCGAGCTTGGCGATGATAATCACTGGTTTTGCGCTCGTCGGAGGCACGATGCGCCGTCGAACGAATGTCGC encodes the following:
- a CDS encoding PEPxxWA-CTERM sorting domain-containing protein, producing MAFPAGEIRGQLPAMAAGGVPEPSSLAMIITGFALVGGTMRRRTNVAVVALA